The proteins below are encoded in one region of Thermococcus sp. 21S7:
- a CDS encoding PIN domain-containing protein, which yields MRRKGRNGVDDDAIHYATMNNHGIRVILSNDRDFDKIGEIERIF from the coding sequence ATGAGGAGAAAAGGGAGAAATGGGGTGGACGACGATGCCATTCACTACGCCACGATGAATAATCACGGGATACGGGTTATCCTCTCAAACGATAGGGACTTCGATAAAATCGGGGAAATAGAAAGGATCTTTTAG
- a CDS encoding carboxymuconolactone decarboxylase family protein, translating into MDYDEVNVKLEEIEELLDRLGKEHPKEISAFSRFLRETLDNKALTTREKELIALALGIAQGCEWCIYLHTQKALAAGAKPEELIEAGLVAVLMAGGPALMHLIPLMKAIENFEKGQKA; encoded by the coding sequence ATGGATTACGACGAGGTTAACGTCAAACTTGAGGAAATAGAAGAGCTCCTCGACAGGCTTGGAAAGGAGCACCCGAAGGAGATATCGGCCTTCTCCCGCTTCCTGCGTGAGACCCTTGACAACAAAGCGCTGACAACCCGTGAGAAGGAGCTCATAGCCCTTGCCCTCGGCATCGCCCAGGGCTGCGAGTGGTGCATATACCTCCACACCCAGAAAGCCCTTGCCGCCGGCGCAAAGCCCGAGGAGCTTATCGAAGCGGGCCTTGTGGCGGTTCTCATGGCCGGTGGCCCGGCACTGATGCATCTCATCCCTCTCATGAAGGCAATAGAAAACTTCGAGAAAGGACAAAAGGCGTGA
- a CDS encoding nascent polypeptide-associated complex protein, whose protein sequence is MMGMNPRQMKKLMRQMGIKMEELDGVKEVIIRLENREIIIRNPAVTVITAQGEKSYQIIGPEEVRAVVSIPEEDIKLVMEQTGVDYDTAKKALEEAEGDLAEAILKLSGE, encoded by the coding sequence ATGATGGGAATGAACCCCAGGCAGATGAAGAAGCTCATGCGCCAGATGGGCATCAAGATGGAGGAACTCGACGGCGTCAAGGAAGTAATAATCAGACTTGAGAACAGGGAGATAATCATAAGGAACCCCGCGGTCACGGTCATCACTGCGCAGGGCGAGAAGAGCTACCAGATAATCGGGCCCGAGGAGGTAAGGGCAGTAGTCAGCATCCCTGAGGAGGACATAAAGCTCGTGATGGAACAGACCGGCGTTGACTACGATACCGCAAAGAAGGCCCTGGAGGAGGCGGAGGGAGACCTCGCCGAGGCCATACTCAAACTGAGCGGGGAATGA